The genomic stretch CCCCGGAGGGCGCCGGACGGAAGTCCCCCAGGGGCCGGATCATCATCGGCTGGCTGACCGATGCGGTCAGTCCGTACTGTGCCGCCACTGCCCGGACCCCGGCCGTCGCTTCGCCGCGGACCCCGATCGACCACGGCACGCCCCGACCGGCCACCGAGGCGGCGAGGCGTCGGATCTCGGGCTCGTCCTGGACCCGCTCCAGGGTCAGCACACCGTTGAAGGTAGGCAGGGGCACGTTGCTGACCAGTAGATACGAGCCGTGGGCGCCCTTCTCGACCTGGCTCATAGGGTTGAGCGAGGTCAGCAGGGTGCCGGACCGGATATAAGCCTCCGCCGCGGCGTCGGCCTCGAGTTCCACTGAAAGGGCCATACGGCTGCCTCCGGATCTCTGAACATCTGGCGTCAGCCCTGACGACGCTCGGCGCCGGCCGAAGTTCATCGATCGGCCACCCGCCGTGTCAGCCGTGCAGAAGAGTCCAGGTCTCGGCGACTACGAAGCCCAGCGACTCGTACAACCGGAGCGCCGGAGGCGTCGGCTGGAGGAAGGCGGCTTGCGCCCCCCGGGCGGCGCCGTCGGCGACGACCCGCTCGGTCATCGCCTGGCCCAGACCTCGGCGCCGGTGCGACGGCACGGTGGCGATGTTGTAGACCCCGATGTGGTGGCCGACGAAAATGCCCAACCCGGTGGCAACCGGGCGGCCGTCCAACTCGGCCAGATAGCACGTCGCCCAGGGAACCTCGAACAGGGCCGGGGCCAGAATCGACGCGCCGAAGGCCTCGGGCACGCCGAAGCTGGCCGAGAACGTCCGGAGGTACGTGGGGCGATCGGCCGGGCCCGCCGCGCGGATCGCCTCGGCCGGCCACCCCGCACCGGACCGGGGCGGGCCGACCGGCGCCCGGATCATGAAGGGTTGAACAAGCGACTGGCTCCGGCCGTACTCCGTCGCGACCGACCGGATCATTTCTGAGAGGCTGCCGGCAACCGGTGGCGGGACCGGTCAGGCCCAGTCGTTCTCGCCGGGGAGCGGGATCACCTTGTGCGGATCCTGTTCGGCCACGATCGACGCGATCTTCTCGGGCGTCCACGGCGGCGGCATCGCGCCTGACGGGTCAGGGTCGTCGCCGTAGTCGAGGAAGAATTGCTCGGGTCCGGCCGGGGTGTAGAACACCAGCAGCGTCGCCGTTTCGTCAGTCAGATTCTTGAAAGCGTGCCGGGTGCCTCGCGGAATGTAGATGAAATCACCCGGGCCGGCGTCGAAATTTCCCGCGCCGTTGATGAAACGGAATTCGCCGGAAGCGATGTAGAAGGCTTCGTCCTCATCGCCGTGCGCGTGGGCGATGTTGCCGAAACCGGGGGCCACATACATTTCCAGCAAGGACATCCGGCCGCCGGTGCGATCACCCGTGACCTTGACCCGACCTTGCTCCATGCCGCCATTGAGCACCTTGTAGGTGCCCTCGTCCTTACCCACCCGGAAGCCGCGGGCGGCCGTCCAGATGGGATCGTCGGGCGACGGAACGGGTACTTGAACGTCCATGCCAATTACCGCCTTCATCGTCGAAAGGTTCGGTCAGAAAATACGCCGCCCCGGATCCGGGATCAACGTGATCAGAGAAACGCAATTGCCGTTCCGAGAAATGAATTCAGGCCCCCCGGACACGTATCCCGACACCCTTTCGGCACGGTCAGCCAACCGCTGACAGGCCGCCGGACATCGAGGCTGGAGCGCCGACGGTCAGATCAGCCAGGGCCAGCGTCCGCGAGGCCGCGGTCCGGGTCAAGGCGTGCGAGAACAGGTGAGCGGCGCGCACCGTGGGCTCGGGCAGGTTCCCGGCCAGCTCGGCGATGGCCGCGCGGACCTCGTCGGGGACGATGTGGCCACGGCGTAGCAGATGCCGGACGGCGATCTCGCCGAGCTCGTCCGCGGAATAGGGCGGCACGGTCCACTGCTGGCCGAAGGCCTCGTCGATCCCGGGGATCTCGCGGCGCAACGATGCCAGGATCGCGGACTCGGCCACGAGGACCACGACAGGGGCGGCCGGGTCGGCGCGGAGCCGGTCGACGAGCTCGGCGACGACCTCGAGGCCCGGGTCGCCGGGGTTCACGTCCACGATCAGCAGGCCACCAGCGGCGTCCGTGAGCGCCGTTGCCACCAGATCCTGGACCTGGCCGGCCCAGTGCGGAGCCAGGTCTCCCCCGGTCGCGGCCCGCACCTGGTGGCCGATCGGCACAAGGCCGACCTCGGCCAGGACCATGCCGTAGAGCCGGGCGAACTCGGACCGGCCGCTGCCCCGGGGCCCGGCGATGACGGCGTTCGCCGTACGGCCGTAGACCCGGCGGCGGGCGTGCAGACCGGCCACCTCGAGAACTGTGCCACCCATGGCCTCCCGCACCGGGTCGGCGCCGACCAGCCCGGCCACGCGTTGCCAGGACCGGGAGGCGGCGACGGCCGCCCGCGGATCGGCGGTGATGTCCGGGGCGGCCGTCTGATCCGCCGGCGCGTCAACCAGCGCCGCCAGCTCCGGCTCGACGTCGGCCGCGGTGAGCCGGTTCATCAGCGTCTCGGTCGAGGCCGGCGAGGCCGCCAGGCGGGAGGCCTGGTTGTTGATCATTGCTTCGAACAGCTTGCGGGCCACGCGGCCGTTGCCGAACGTCGCGTTCTTCGGGATGCGGGTGAAGTACGTGGTCAGCGCGTCCACCGCGTCGTCGGTCAGCTCGTAGTAGTGCTTGGTGCACAGGTTCGAGGTGATCGTGACCAGCTCGTCGACCGAGTAGTTGGGGAACTCCACCGTGCGGGTGAAGCGGGAGGCCAGACCGGGGTTGGAGTCGAGGAACTGCTCCATCAGCTCGGAGTAGCCGGCCACGATGACCACGAGCTCGTCGCGGTGGTCCTCCATCATCTTCATCAGCGCATCGATGGCTTCCTGTCCGAAGTCCGGCCCGGAGCCGCCGGACCCGGCCGACAGGGTGTACGCCTCGTCGATGAACAGCACGCCGCCCAGCGCCTTGGTCACCAGTTCGGTGGTCTTGATCGCGGTCGAGCCGATGTACTGCCCGACCAGGTCGGCCCGCGCCGCCTCGACCATGTGCCCCTTGCTCAGGATCCCCAGCTCGGCCAGCACCGAGCCGTAGAGCCGGGCCACCGTGGTCTTACCCGTGCCGGGCGGCCCCGCGAAGACCAGGTGCCGGCTCATCGGCGGCATCGGCAGGCCCCGCTGCTGCCGCACCTGCGCCATTTTCATCAGGTTGATGAGCGCGGTGACCTCCTGCTTGACGCCGCGCAGACCGATGAGGCTGTTGAGCTCGCGCAACGGGGCGCTCAGCTCCTCGACCGACGGCTCCTCGGGCGTCTCCGCCGGGGCCGCAGCGGGCTCGACCGGCCGGTCCACGGCGGTCGACTCGACAGTCAACTGAGCGTTGTCCGCGCGGCGGACGTCTTCGCGGCCACTGCCCCGCACGACACAGCGAACCAACGTCACCGGCTGAGCCGTCTCGACCGCGCAACCGTTGCCAGCGCTGTCGAGGATCTCGCAGTCGGTGAAGGCGCCCCGGCCGCCCTCGGCCACCCGGATGCCGTCCGCACCGGACCGCCGGATCCGCAGCCGGCTCGCGGTGGCCGCTCCGCCGTCGAGGACCAGCAGACCGTCGTCGGCGGCGTCGACGATCTCGGCGTCCGACACCTCCAGCACGGCGTCCTGGATCCGCAGCCCGCCGCCGCTCAGCGCGATGGAGCGCAGGTCGAGCAGGGCTCCCGTGCTCGCGGTGACGGCGATCGGGCCGGCGCTGGTCACGCGGAGCTCCCGCAGCACCGCTCGGGCCGCCCCGGTGACGGTCAGGATCGGCTCCTCGCCCCCCTCCAGGTGGACTCCGGCGCCGTCGACCACCGCTCCGTCCCGTACGACGATGCCCGCCCGGCCGGCCTGCCGGGCTCGTACGTCGCGCAGTGAGACAGTGCTCTCGCCCGCGATGACGGCAATCTGATCCCCGGCGTCGCGCAGGGTCACCCCGGTCAGGTGCGGGGCGGCCCCGTCCACGTTGAGCCCGAGCGGGGCGTCGCCGATCGTGCAGTCGGTCAGCTCCGGCCGGGCCCCGCCGCCCACGTGGACGCCGGTGTGGCCGGCGCCGGTGAAGGTGCACCCGGTCAAGCGGGGCCGGGCGCCGTCGGTGATGTGCACGGACTGCACCGCGGCGCCGGTGAAGGTCGAGTCGGCGATCTCGACGTCGGCCTCACCGCGGCAGAACAGATCCACGTTCCCGCTGCCGGAGACGCTCAGGCGCCGAAGCCGGGCCACCGCCTGCTGCTCCAGAACGACCGCCGGCTTGGCCGCGTCGCGGATCTCGCAGTCCTCCATGACCAATCGGGCCTCGCCGTTGGCGCACACGCCGTTGGCCCGGGTGCCGCGCACCGCGACCCTCCGCAGGGTCAGCGAACCCTTCTCGCTCACCACGACGCCGGAGGTGCCGACGTCGTGCACCAGGGTGTCCTCGGCCGTGCTGGCGGTGGCCGAGAGCACCACGATCCCGGCCCCGGACGGCGCGGTCACCTCGCAGCCGCGCAGCGCCAGCGATCCGTTGAGCCGGGCCAGCAGGGCCGTCCAGGCGGCGCCGGTGACCCGGCAGTCGTCCAGCGCCACCTCGCCCGCATAGACGTCGAGCGCAGCCAGCTTCGGGTCCTCGCTGACCAGCGTGATGCCCTGCAGCTGGACGCCCTCGCCCCGCACTACCAGGACGCTGCCCTCCCGGCAGCGGACCTCGACCGGGCCGCCCGGTGCCGCGCTGATGGTCACCCGCTTGTCGAGTTCGAGACGTTCGGCGTACTGCCCGGGATGCACCACGATCGTCGCGCCGGACTCCGCGCGAGCCACGGCCGCGCCGATCGTCGGGTAGGCGCCCGGCTCCTGCCTGCTCACGGTCAGAACCTGCCGGTTCATCGACGTTCTCCTTCCTGGTCGAGCCCGGGCAGCGCACGGAACCGGCGCTGTTCGGCCGGGGCCGCGCGCTTGGCCGGCGACTGCGACCAGCGCTCCAGACTGCGGTGCATGCCGGTCACGGCGAGCTCGTCCAGCGAGGCGAAATGCCGGTCGACCCGTCCCTCTTCGTCGATCTCGTTGGCGCCGATCTCGCGCAGCAGGATGCCGCCGCGCTGGTCCTCACGCGGCCGCCAGGTCTCGAGCACCTTGAAGCTGGTCCCCGGCAGGAAGAGCACCCGGTCCTCGATGCCCTCGGTCCCGTCGGGTTCGAGCAGTGCCGTCCGGCGCGCGGTCATCGACCAGATGAGCAGGTCGGTGTCGCCGTCCTGCCCCTCGTGGGGCTGGGTCAGCGTGTTGACCAGCGACCAGTCGGTGAGCAGCTTGCGCTCGCCGTACAACGCCCACTCCCGCTCGTCCGGGGTGACCCGGAAAATCGTGCTGCCGCGGAAAGACGGCAGGCGGGACAGGCCGGCCACCACGCACCGTGCGAACGGGACGTGTGGTCCGCCCGCGCCGGTGCGCAGGGCCGAGTCGACCCGCTCGCCGCGGCGGGTGAGATAGAGCCGTACGGCGACCGAGTCGGCCAGCAGGTTGGCGGCGGGGGTGCCGCCGGACTGCAGGCCGGGCTGCTCCGACATGATGCGCGAGACCGAGGACGCCATCCGGTCGAAGTCCTCGCTCAAGGTCCGGCGCAGCCAGTCCCGCTCCTGGTCCAGAGACCGCTTCGGCAGTACGGCGGTGGCCGCGGCCGCGGGCACCGGCTGCACCGAAACGACCTTGGCGGCGGGCGCCGGCGGCGGCTCCGCGGGGGCGTCCGGCGTTGGCGCCGGCTCGCTCCCGGCCGGGGCCGGCACGTCGATGTCGACCGGCACGACCATGCCGACCGGCATCACGACGGCCGGCGAAGCCGTCGTCACGTCCGGTAGCACCACGGGCTCGACCGACGGCGGCACGACATGCGGCGCCACGACGGGCTCCACCGACGGCGGCTCGACAGGCGGCACGGACGGCGACGCGACAGACGGCGCAACAGGTTCCACGGGTGGCAGCGCGACGGGCGGCACGGACGGTGGCGCGACGGACGGTGGCGCGACGGGCTCCATGGACCGCAGCACGGCTGGTGGCGCCGTGGGCGCACCGGCCGCGGCTGAGACCGGCCGGTGCGCCCGGGCCGCCGGCGCCGGTGCCGGGGCTGCCGGTGCCGGTGCCGGTGCCGGCTCGATCGTGGCGCGAGCCGAACGCGGCGCGACGACCGGCAGCGAGGCGGTGGGCCCGGTGAGGGCCTGCGTGGGGCCCGGTTCGCGGCGTTTCGGGGGCGCCTCGACCACCGACGTGACGGCCACGGCGGGCGGGGCCACCGGGGGCGACGCCACGGCCGGTAGCTTGAGATCGGCCAGGATCAGTGCGGTCGTCCGCTCGGAATCGCCGGCCGGCCCGGCGGCGTGGTCGATGGTCGCGTCGGCCCGGCCGCCGGTCCGCACCCCCAGGCTCACCATCGAGGCGGCCAGCAGGGTGCGGGGCGTCGGCCCCGGCAGCCGGTCGCCCAGGTCCAGGGCCAGCTCACGCATGCGCTCGGCGCGCTTGGCGTCCGAGTCGTCGAAGATCAGCGCGGCTCCCCGCGGGTCGAGCGCCGTCGCCCGGACCCGCTCCGCGCCGGCCGGCTCGTCGGTCGACCGCATCCAGAGGCCCGCCTCGACCACCTCGACCACCGCATCCGGCGCGTACCAGTAGACGCGCGGGCCTACCTCCTCCGTCCAGCGCAGCGGCGGCCGGTGGCTGAGCACCTCGGGCCGGCGGGCCCGGGTGTTCTCGTGGGCGCGCGGGGTGTAGCGGAGTTCGGTGGCGAACGGTGACCAGCCCAGCGTGCCGTCCGGCCGCACCGCGCGGACCTGCCACCGGCGCGGGGTGCCCGAAGGCACGCCGGTGTAGCAGGTCACCGGAGCCGCCAGCAGATCGGCCAGGGCCTGGCCCAACGTCTCGCCCTCGGGCCGCCGGACCTGACCGTACTCGACGAAGCGGGTCCGGGCCTGGAGGTCCGGATCGAGATCGCGCCAGAACCGGACGACGTCGTCGAGGGACAGCGGCGGCGTCCCGGGGCAGCCCAGCAGCACCGGCATCGTCTCGGGGTGGCAGGGCAGGTCCTCGACCAGCCGCCGGCGGTGCTCGGCCACCTGGCCCGGATAGCGCGTGTCGTGGACCCAGACCGCCCCGGGCAGAGGTTCGACCTCCCCGTTGGCGCTGGTCGGCCGGTTGTCGGTGACCGCCCGGTCCCAGGCCGGCACCGGGAACCGCTTAGCGTCCCAGCTCGGCGGCCGACCGGGCCGGAAACGAACCCAGCCGCTGTGCGCGATGGAGTGCACCAGCAGCGCCCCGCCGGCGCCGCGCACCAGGTCGCCGTCGGGCGCGATGACCGTACGGTTGAGCCGCTCCGACAGCCATTGCCCGGCCATCGCGGCCGAGGCCCGGTTGCGTCCGCAAGCCATCAGCCGGATGCCCCGGCGGTGCCGGGGCAGCGCACCCGCCATCGACTCCCAGGAGTCGATGGCCAGTCCGTCGCCGAGGTCGAGCACAACCACGTCGTTGTCCTCGTCCGCGTTCACCGACAGCGCGAGCGACTGCGCCTCGACGCTGATGGCGTCGGGAGCGTGCAACACAATCGCGTTGCCGACCGTGTGCTGGACGATCAGCGACTCGTCGTCGTCCCGGCGGCGTCGCGGCGGCCAGAGGGCGGGGGCCATGTCGTCCTATCCTTCTGCGATGACGGAAACGGCCTCGCGGCTGAGCGAGGGTCCTTTCCGCAGCGCGGCTAACAGTTCCCGCGGGAACGGGACCGGTTTCACTCCGTTGATCTTCAGGGCGGCCGCGGCCGCCGCATCCTTCACCAGGTACGCGACCCCGGCCGACGAGACGAAATAGAGCGGAACAGGTCCGGATTCCGGTGCGGGCACCCCGAATACGACCATCGCCGAGCCGACCGGGCCGTGCACGGTTCCACGGTCCGAGCCGCCGGCCGGGTCGGGGGCCGGTGGGACGTCGACGACCGCGCTGCGCACGGTGGTGGCCGAATCAGGCGCCTGGCGCAGGCACAGGGTCTGGCCCTGCAGGTCACGGACCCGAGCGTCGGCCAGGTCGGGCAGCCGGTCCAGCAGAGACCGGTCAGCTGACATCGGGGCGGCCAGCACGTCCGCGCTTTCCAGGACGACCGGCTCGGACCGGCTCCGCGCGGCGGCGAACAAGAACTCGGTACGGCTCATGACGGCCAGGCCGTCGGAGCGGAGAACGAAGTACTGCTCGGCCGGGCCGGGGCTGTGCCGGAACAGCGAGCCGATCGGATACGACCGGCCGCCGACCCGCGGGCCGGCGGCGCCGCGCCGCGGGATCTCGGCCGGAGCGAGTTCCGGGCCTGCCGGCAGGTGACTGAGCCAGCTGCCGGAGACGGGATAGGCGCCCGCCTGCGGTACGCCCAGGGCGACCAGGACGGCGTTGTCCGTCACCTGGAAACGGCGGCCCTGGGTCAGCAGATAGAACCGGTCACGCGGCCCGCGAACCACAGTGATCTCGTCCTCCGGGACTGGGCGGTGCGGAGCACGCGGGTCGAGGTCGATCCGGAAGCCCGGGGCGACCGGGGCGGTACCGCGTCCGGCGCCGGCGGTCGCCGGCGCGCAGACCAGCCACGGCCCGGCCTTGAAGGACTCCGGATCGGGGATGTCACGCGGTCCGTCGGCGATGCCGAGGGCCTCACCCCGGGGCACCCCGGCCAGCGATTTGCGCGACACCAGCTTCACCTTGGCCGAGGCGCCCTGCCACAGCAGCGCCGAGGGCAGATCGGTCGGGTGCAGCGTACCGTTGACATAGACGTAGCGGTTGCCGGACTCCTTCTCCACCAGCACCAGGCCCGGCTCGCGGAACGACTTGCTGCCGCCCGGGACGATCCAGCCGTAGACGCCGAAGCCGGCCACCACCAGTACCGCCAGCAGGATGCCGATCGTCAGCCCGGTCAGGGTCCGGCGGCCCGGCACCTCCCCTCCGGAAGGGTCGCCCAGCACGAGGGCCGAGTGCAGCCGGGTCATCATGAACTGGTGGGCGTGGACGTGATCGCGTTGAGTCTGCACGCCGGCTACCCGAACAGTCCGCGCGCCCAGCCGTAGAGGCCGAGCACCTGGGCCAGCACCGGCAGCACGGCCAGCGCGGTGACGATGTCGAAGAAGGTGGCGGTGTACTCCCAGAACGGGAGCATGCGGCGCGGCCACGGGCGCATCGCCGCCATCACCAGCGGCACCAGCAGCACGATCAGGCCTATCAGCAGCAGCGCGGGCCCGCCGTTCGAGGCCGTGGCGGCCCACCGGTCGAGGACCATCAGGCTGCCCGCTACGCCGGCCACCACCAGGGCCAGCCGTTGCCACAGACCGAGGAAAGTGCGCGCCCGTAGCAGCAGCGCCGTCGCGACGGCGGCGACCAGCGTCCAGCCCGACCAGTCAGGCGTCCGCAGGACGAAGAAGAACAGGAACGGAAGCAGCACGGCCGACGCGCCCAGCACTGCCACCAGATAGGTGTCGGCATCGTCGGTGCGGGACCGCAACTGGTCCGAGTTCTCGGGCTCGATGTCGTACTGCATCTCCGCGCCGGTCTTGGGCAGCTGCGGCCCCCGGAGCCCGGAGACCTTGACCGCAACCCGCGGCGCCAGCACGATGACCGCCAGCAAGGCGGCCGCGCCGACCGCGGCGGCCCGAGGCCCGGACACGGCCAGGCCCAGGTGGCTGCCGACCACGGCCGTCACGGCCAGGGCCAGCACGCCCAGCAGGAGCAGGGGCAGCAGCGGCAGATGACGCGCGACGGTGCGCTGCCCGACGACGAGGACGGTGACCACCAGGATCACCGCCACCGCGCCCGTCAGCACCTGGTAGGCCGTTCCGCGTACGGGGGTGATCGCGGCCACCACGGCGAACAACGCCGACCCGCCCGCGAAGAGCAGTCCGTACGCGCCGTCGTCGAGCTTGCGCCCGGCGACCACGGCCGCGGCGAGCAGGGCTACGGCGAGCGCGCAAGCCGGCCCGGCCTGGGCGATCGCCGGTCGGAGTTCGAGGACGACTCGGACGATCGCCGCCATCGCCACCAGGGACAACACCAGGAACAGGACCCGCCGGTACTCAGGCTGCCACCGGTCGGTGCGGCGGTTGATCACCGTCGCCACCCCGTCGGCCACGTCGTCGAAGTCCAGCTCGGGCAACGGGTCCTCGGCCCGGCGCAGGTGCAGTTCCTCGCCGTCGAGCCAGTCCAGCGTCTCGGGCGTGCCGCCGAGCTCGAAGGGCGCCTGACCCAGCCGCTGCAGCACCCAGCCACTGCCGGCCGCCATGTCGTCGGGGCTCGTGGTCACGACGTGGCCGGCCAGGACCGGCAGCAGTGACGCCACCGACGAGGTCACAGGCACGGCCAGGTCGGCTCGGCGCTCCGGTCCCACGACGGTGATGCGGCACTTGCCGGCGTGCACGACGGCACTCATTCTCGTGTTCCTCTCATCGGCCTGCGTCCGCGGACGCGTATCCCGTCTGCATCAGGCGCACACCACGGCGGGTCACCAGCTGGGCTCGCCCGGGCGGCAGGCGGCGCGGGGCGGCCTCGCCGAGGAACTTGCCCTCCTCCTTGGGATAGGAGAACAACGTCGCGGGCGTGCCGAGCTCCCACATCCGGCGGATGACGGAGTCCATCATGGCCCTGGCCGCGCCGGACGTGCTGCGGGCCAGGATCAGGTGGAATCCCACGTAGACACCCTGCGCCAGCAGCGGCAGCAGCGGTTCCAACGTCGACCCCATCCCGCTGCTGCGGGTCAGCAGGTCGTAGTCGTCGACCACGACGAACAGCTCCGGCCCCTCCCACCAGTCGCGGCGGCGCATCCGCTCGGACGAGATGTCCGCCCCCGGCAGCCGGCGGTTCAACGACACCGCGGCCTGACCGGCCAGCTCATGCAGCTTGTCCCCAGTGAAGGTCGCACCGACCTGGTAATCCTGGCCGATCGCGGTGTCCAGGTCGCGCCGGGAGTCGCCCAGCACGACCTTGGCCTGCTCGGGCGTGTACCGCTGCTGGATCCCCCGGAGCACCGCCCTCAGCATGGTGGTCTTGCCGGTCTCGTTGTCGCCGAACACCAGCAGGTGCGGGGTAACCATGAAGTCGTGCCAGACCGGGGCCAGGCGCTGCTCGTCCAGGCCGAGGCACAACCGCAGGTCGGGCTGCGGGTCCGGCAGCTCGGTCACGGGCAGCAGGGGTGGCAGCAGCCGCACCGGCGGCGCCGGCGGACCGGTCCAGAACGTGGCGACCTCCTCGGCCACCGCCTTGGTCGCCTCGGCGAGGTCGTCGACCGTGGCGAAGCCGTCGATCCGGGGCAGCGCGCTGAGGAAGTGCGACCCGTCGGCGGTCAGACCGCGGCCGGGCTGGTTGGGCACCGTGGCCGCCTTGCGCGAGCCGTACTCCGAGTCCATCGAGTCGCCCAGCCGCAGCTCCAGCTTGGTGCCGAGCAGGTCGCGCAGCCACGTGCGCATCTCCGACCAGCGGGTGGCGGTCACGACCAGGTGCACGCCGAACGACAGGCCGCGCGAGGCGATCTCCTGCACGCGGCTTTCAAGGTCGGCGAAGTCCTGCTTCAGGGTGTACCAGCCGTCGACCACGAGAAAGACGTGTCCGTGCCGGTCCTCGATCTCACCACGGGCCCGGGCGGCCAGGTAGGTGGTCATCGAGTCGATGCCGCGCGCCGAGAACTCGGCCTCACGGGCCTCCATGATCTGGCTGATCTCCTCCAGCGTGCGCACCACCCGGTCGCGTTCGAGCCGGGTGGCGACCGAGCCGACGTGCGGCAAGCCGGCGATCGAAGCCAGACCGCCACCACCGAAGTCGAGGCCGTAGAACTGCACCTCGGCCGGCGTGTTGGAAAGCGCGAGGGCCAGCACCAGCGAACGCACGAGGGTCGACTTGCCACTCTGCGGCGCGCCGGCCACGCCGACGTGACCGTCCGCGGCTGACAGATCCACCATCAGCAGCTCACGCAACTGGTCCTGCGGCTTGTCGACCACGCCGACCGGAACCCGCAGCCGGCCCCGCATCGCGGGGTCCTCGACCGACATACCACGCAGCGGATCGGGCACGACGCTGGGAAGCAGGGTGTCCAGGGTCGGGGCGACCGACAGGGGGGCCAGCCAGACCTGACGCGCGGGCGGCCCGGCGCCGGCCAGCCGGTCGAGCAGCACCTCGACCAGGCTCGGGGTCCCGGTGTCGGCCGGCTTCTCGTCGGCCGGCGCCACCTCGGCCGCGGCCACCGGCTCGACCGGTTCCGGCAACGGCAGGTGCCGGGTCGTGAAGGGGACCACGTCGGTCGCCACCACGTCGACGTCCTCGGCGGCCGGGGCGCTCGCACCGCGACCGGCGTAAGGCCCGGAGACGTACGCACCCTTGAACCGGACCAGGTTGGTGGTGTCCACCTTCAGATAGCCGTTGCCCGGCTCGGAGGGGAGCTCGTAGGCGGCGCCGACCCCGATGACGGCCCGCGACTCCATCGACGAGAAGGTGCGCAGGGCCAACCGGTACGACAGGTGGCCCTCGACGCGGTTGATCCGGCCCTCGTCGAGGCGCTGCGAGGCCAGCAGCAAATGAACGCCGAGCGAGCGGCCCAACCGTCCGATGGAGACGAACAGGTCCATGAACTCGGCCTTGCTCGACAGCAGCTCGGAGAACTCGTCCACGACGATGAGCAGCACCGGGAAGGGGACCAACGGGGCACCCGCGCCGCGGGCCTTCTCGTAGTCGAACAGCGACGCGTATCCGGCCGCCCGCAGCAGTTCCTGGCGCCGGGTCATCTCGCCGTTGAGCGCGTCCTGCATGCGGTCAACCAGGGGCAGCTCGTCGGCCAGGTTGGTGATGACGGCTGAGGTGTGCGGCAACCGGTCCATGCCCAGGAACGTGGCGCCGCCCTTGAAGTCGACCAGCACCAGGTTGAGGATGTCCGAGGAGTGGGTTGCGGCCAGCGCAACGACGAGCGTACGCAGCAATTCGCTCTTGCCCGAACCTGTGGCCCCGATCAGCAGGCCGTGGGGGCCCATGCCGCCTTGGGCCGACTCCTTCAGGTCGAGCTCGATCACCTCACCGTCCTCGGTCACCCCGATCGGCACCTGCAGGCGGTTGCGCTGAGGATGCCGGGACCGCCACAGGCCGGCCACGTCGAAGGTGTAGGCGTCGCGGATGCCGAGCAGCGTGGCCAGATCGAAATCGCTCTCGAGCGGCTCGTCGACGATGTCGAGGGTGCCGCTGGTCCGTTTGGGCGCAATGATCCGGGCCAGCGCGTCGGCCTGGGCCTCGGACAGGGCGTCGCGCACCGCCGTGCCGGTGGCATCGCCGGCTGGATAGCGCACGTCGGCGCCGTCGAC from Paractinoplanes brasiliensis encodes the following:
- a CDS encoding GNAT family N-acetyltransferase, translating into MIRSVATEYGRSQSLVQPFMIRAPVGPPRSGAGWPAEAIRAAGPADRPTYLRTFSASFGVPEAFGASILAPALFEVPWATCYLAELDGRPVATGLGIFVGHHIGVYNIATVPSHRRRGLGQAMTERVVADGAARGAQAAFLQPTPPALRLYESLGFVVAETWTLLHG
- a CDS encoding cupin domain-containing protein — encoded protein: MKAVIGMDVQVPVPSPDDPIWTAARGFRVGKDEGTYKVLNGGMEQGRVKVTGDRTGGRMSLLEMYVAPGFGNIAHAHGDEDEAFYIASGEFRFINGAGNFDAGPGDFIYIPRGTRHAFKNLTDETATLLVFYTPAGPEQFFLDYGDDPDPSGAMPPPWTPEKIASIVAEQDPHKVIPLPGENDWA
- a CDS encoding right-handed parallel beta-helix repeat-containing protein; the encoded protein is MNRQVLTVSRQEPGAYPTIGAAVARAESGATIVVHPGQYAERLELDKRVTISAAPGGPVEVRCREGSVLVVRGEGVQLQGITLVSEDPKLAALDVYAGEVALDDCRVTGAAWTALLARLNGSLALRGCEVTAPSGAGIVVLSATASTAEDTLVHDVGTSGVVVSEKGSLTLRRVAVRGTRANGVCANGEARLVMEDCEIRDAAKPAVVLEQQAVARLRRLSVSGSGNVDLFCRGEADVEIADSTFTGAAVQSVHITDGARPRLTGCTFTGAGHTGVHVGGGARPELTDCTIGDAPLGLNVDGAAPHLTGVTLRDAGDQIAVIAGESTVSLRDVRARQAGRAGIVVRDGAVVDGAGVHLEGGEEPILTVTGAARAVLRELRVTSAGPIAVTASTGALLDLRSIALSGGGLRIQDAVLEVSDAEIVDAADDGLLVLDGGAATASRLRIRRSGADGIRVAEGGRGAFTDCEILDSAGNGCAVETAQPVTLVRCVVRGSGREDVRRADNAQLTVESTAVDRPVEPAAAPAETPEEPSVEELSAPLRELNSLIGLRGVKQEVTALINLMKMAQVRQQRGLPMPPMSRHLVFAGPPGTGKTTVARLYGSVLAELGILSKGHMVEAARADLVGQYIGSTAIKTTELVTKALGGVLFIDEAYTLSAGSGGSGPDFGQEAIDALMKMMEDHRDELVVIVAGYSELMEQFLDSNPGLASRFTRTVEFPNYSVDELVTITSNLCTKHYYELTDDAVDALTTYFTRIPKNATFGNGRVARKLFEAMINNQASRLAASPASTETLMNRLTAADVEPELAALVDAPADQTAAPDITADPRAAVAASRSWQRVAGLVGADPVREAMGGTVLEVAGLHARRRVYGRTANAVIAGPRGSGRSEFARLYGMVLAEVGLVPIGHQVRAATGGDLAPHWAGQVQDLVATALTDAAGGLLIVDVNPGDPGLEVVAELVDRLRADPAAPVVVLVAESAILASLRREIPGIDEAFGQQWTVPPYSADELGEIAVRHLLRRGHIVPDEVRAAIAELAGNLPEPTVRAAHLFSHALTRTAASRTLALADLTVGAPASMSGGLSAVG
- the eccB gene encoding type VII secretion protein EccB, which produces MQTQRDHVHAHQFMMTRLHSALVLGDPSGGEVPGRRTLTGLTIGILLAVLVVAGFGVYGWIVPGGSKSFREPGLVLVEKESGNRYVYVNGTLHPTDLPSALLWQGASAKVKLVSRKSLAGVPRGEALGIADGPRDIPDPESFKAGPWLVCAPATAGAGRGTAPVAPGFRIDLDPRAPHRPVPEDEITVVRGPRDRFYLLTQGRRFQVTDNAVLVALGVPQAGAYPVSGSWLSHLPAGPELAPAEIPRRGAAGPRVGGRSYPIGSLFRHSPGPAEQYFVLRSDGLAVMSRTEFLFAAARSRSEPVVLESADVLAAPMSADRSLLDRLPDLADARVRDLQGQTLCLRQAPDSATTVRSAVVDVPPAPDPAGGSDRGTVHGPVGSAMVVFGVPAPESGPVPLYFVSSAGVAYLVKDAAAAAALKINGVKPVPFPRELLAALRKGPSLSREAVSVIAEG
- the eccD gene encoding type VII secretion integral membrane protein EccD, whose protein sequence is MSAVVHAGKCRITVVGPERRADLAVPVTSSVASLLPVLAGHVVTTSPDDMAAGSGWVLQRLGQAPFELGGTPETLDWLDGEELHLRRAEDPLPELDFDDVADGVATVINRRTDRWQPEYRRVLFLVLSLVAMAAIVRVVLELRPAIAQAGPACALAVALLAAAVVAGRKLDDGAYGLLFAGGSALFAVVAAITPVRGTAYQVLTGAVAVILVVTVLVVGQRTVARHLPLLPLLLLGVLALAVTAVVGSHLGLAVSGPRAAAVGAAALLAVIVLAPRVAVKVSGLRGPQLPKTGAEMQYDIEPENSDQLRSRTDDADTYLVAVLGASAVLLPFLFFFVLRTPDWSGWTLVAAVATALLLRARTFLGLWQRLALVVAGVAGSLMVLDRWAATASNGGPALLLIGLIVLLVPLVMAAMRPWPRRMLPFWEYTATFFDIVTALAVLPVLAQVLGLYGWARGLFG